The Persephonella sp. genome includes the window TACAACAACAAAAGTGTATACACCTTCAACAATACCAAAATAAACCATGTGGGATAAAACAAGAGCAGGCACAGTTATCTCAAGTCCAAACGGAAAGAAAAGGGGTTTTCCATCAGGTGTGTGGGCTATCATAGGCTGAATGCCAAGAAAAACAGCTATCACAAGTGATGAAACAACAGCAGATATCCAACCTGAAAAAAACAGGGCAAACCCTCTGTTAAAACCTGACAAAAACCTGTATGAAAAGTAAGCTGTGAATGAGGCAACAAATCCCATAGAAAGAGAGTTCACAGCCCATGCTGTTATACCACCATCACCAAAAATAATAGCCTGAATTAAAAGGACAAGAGACAGAGATATAAAACCGATCCATGGATTTGTAAGAATAGATATCGCAGCTGCACCTATAGCATGCCCGCTTGTTCCACCGGGAATAGGAATATTGATCATCATTACAAGGAATGACAGAGCTGTAAGCGAGGATATAAGAGGAAGTGTTTTATCATCAAGGTTTTCTTTAAGCTTTTTTATACCGTAAGCAAAAAGGGGAACAGCGGTAGCATAAGATGAAATGTAGGTGGCAGGTGAAAGATAACCGTCAGGTATATGCATCACCCCTCCGTATTACTTTTTTAAAATTTGTAATATTAATATTAAGGATGAAAAAATAAACAGGCAACAAATAGGCTAAAATATATAAAAAAATGGAGTTTTTAGCTTGGGATACAGATCATTTATCATTCCGATTTTTATCTTTATCTGTTCATTTTTTGTATTTTCAGCAAACATTGGAGGATTATCAATATACTCACTTGATGAGGCAAAAAACTCTGAATGTGCAAGGGAGATGCTTGAGAGGGGTGATCTTATAGTTCCCACATTTAACTATCAGCTCAGGACAGATAAACCCCCTATGCATTACTACTTTATGATGTTGTCTTACAAGCTCTTTGGTGTAAATGAGTTTTCTGCAAGGTTTTTCTCATCTTTTTTTGGGGCTTTAACTGTTCTCATTACATTTTTGTTTGGTAGAAGATATCTTGGGGAAAAGGTTGCTTTTTTATCTTTCATCGTTTTGATTTCATCTCTGCATCTATCTGTCCAGTTTCACATGGCTGTTCCTGATCCTTACCTGATATTTTTTATTAATGCTGCTCTGTTTTCCTTTTATGTGGGGTTTACAGAAAAAAAGAAAGTATTTTTATACCTTTTTTATGTTTTGATGGGTCTTGGAGTTTTAACAAAGGGTCCTGTTGCTGTTGTCCTGCCCTCTGTAATCATTCTATTGTATCTTTTTATCACAAAAAATCTGAGCCTCAAAAATATCCTTTTTTTAAGACCTTTTTCAGGTTTACTGCTTTTTCTTATAGTATCTCTGCCGTGGTATGTAGCCGTTTATCTGAAAACAGACGGGAAATGGGTTTATGAGTTTATTTTTAAGCACAACATACACAGATTTTCACAGCCTATGGAGGGTCATGGAGGGATTTTTCTGCTTACATTTTTATTTATATTTGTGGGAATGCTTCCGTTTTCAGTTTTTATAATTCAGGCTGTTAAAAGAGTGTGGAAGGATAGGAATGATTTTTTATTGTTTTTGATGATCTTTGTCGGGGTTTATACAATATTTTTCTCAATATCAAAAACAAAACTCCCAA containing:
- the cbiM gene encoding cobalt transporter CbiM — encoded protein: MHIPDGYLSPATYISSYATAVPLFAYGIKKLKENLDDKTLPLISSLTALSFLVMMINIPIPGGTSGHAIGAAAISILTNPWIGFISLSLVLLIQAIIFGDGGITAWAVNSLSMGFVASFTAYFSYRFLSGFNRGFALFFSGWISAVVSSLVIAVFLGIQPMIAHTPDGKPLFFPFGLEITVPALVLSHMVYFGIVEGVYTFVVVRFIQKTKNQILGEINEV
- a CDS encoding glycosyltransferase family 39 protein, producing the protein MGYRSFIIPIFIFICSFFVFSANIGGLSIYSLDEAKNSECAREMLERGDLIVPTFNYQLRTDKPPMHYYFMMLSYKLFGVNEFSARFFSSFFGALTVLITFLFGRRYLGEKVAFLSFIVLISSLHLSVQFHMAVPDPYLIFFINAALFSFYVGFTEKKKVFLYLFYVLMGLGVLTKGPVAVVLPSVIILLYLFITKNLSLKNILFLRPFSGLLLFLIVSLPWYVAVYLKTDGKWVYEFIFKHNIHRFSQPMEGHGGIFLLTFLFIFVGMLPFSVFIIQAVKRVWKDRNDFLLFLMIFVGVYTIFFSISKTKLPNYTVPVYPSLGIMLGYYLSKIGLSGFKSIISSVVFYIFISLSAVIGLYFGIKNEPPISDLSYLSFWFLILVFGGIFSLFFFLKRNYTMGILSLSVFSIFMGFVFFYKAFPPVDKRNPVMQMLPLIEKNSTVVYYRNFNPAFVFYLRRYIKPVEKNQIGKILSKNEKVYILTRKRYLKDFGKFENAYVLKVVKDLFEKKVSALVSNRRQ